One part of the Nematostella vectensis chromosome 8, jaNemVect1.1, whole genome shotgun sequence genome encodes these proteins:
- the LOC116615068 gene encoding uncharacterized protein LOC116615068, with amino-acid sequence MAEKSPRRPAIPDFSAEKLDYKESLARTDNKRANNRLRLRKGYIRGQENTNLSSMNYEMRMLKHELRGIKQNSGYFVVDGDGKGARRSERRETRKRHVVAKSRSQEGNSKHTAQENGLLNLPDITLRNTNLAVINNTEPLSVVPDDKQTKDAKELKNKCLIQNNASIVKTAESKQRAASPVGISISPAQSLDRENIFEESSLRPESREISKSESCLVTDLEAARDRIQNRLAGKHMSKDDGDITPYMHVPPDGLPRTVYLLPPMEDLLEEAKKARYVRKLRRRCKELGEDDPERELDIHEIFSKDKS; translated from the coding sequence atggCCGAGAAAAGTCCGCGAAGGCCGGCGATTCCGGACTTTTCAGCAGAGAAACTGGATTATAAAGAAAGCTTAGCGCGGACGGACAACAAACGAGCAAATAATAGACTGAGGTTGCGAAAGGGATACATCCGAGGGCAAGAGAATACGAATTTAAGTTCAATGAATTACGAGATGCGGATGTTAAAGCACGAGTTAAGAGGCATCAAGCAGAACTCGGGTTATTTTGTAGTGGACGGGGACGGAAAAGGAGCAAGGCGAAGTGAGAGGAGGGAAACAAGGAAACGACATGTAGTCGCAAAATCACGGAGTCAAGAGGGCAATAGTAAACACACGGCCCAGGAAAATGGGTTACTGAACCTACCCGATATAACACTCAGAAATACAAACCTGGCAGTCATTAACAATACTGAGCCACTCTCTGTGGTACCTGACGACAAACAGACTAAAGATGCCAAggaattaaaaaacaaatgtcTTATTCAAAATAATGCGAGCATTGTGAAGACAGCGGAAAGTAAGCAGCGCGCGGCGTCTCCCGTAGGTATCTCCATATCTCCTGCTCAAAGCCTTGACCGAGAGAATATTTTCGAGGAAAGTTCACTAAGACCAGAGTCTAGGGAAATCTCTAAATCGGAGTCCTGTTTAGTTACGGATTTAGAGGCTGCGAGGGATCGTATACAGAATCGCCTGGCGGGAAAACACATGTctaaagatgatggtgatataaCCCCATACATGCATGTCCCGCCTGATGGCCTACCGAGGACTGTGTATTTACTACCGCCTATGGAAGACTTGTTAGAAGAGGCGAAGAAAGCGCGGTACGTCAGGAAACTTAGGAGACGGTGCAAGGAGTTGGGAGAGGATGACCCGGAGCGCGAACTCGATATTCATGAAATTTTTAGCAAAGATAAGAGTTGA